A section of the Salmo trutta chromosome 4, fSalTru1.1, whole genome shotgun sequence genome encodes:
- the LOC115192092 gene encoding prolactin-2-like, translated as MFRIDQPFLHDIIHCVPQENELISLARSLLLAWNDPLLLLSSEAPTLSHPSNGDISSKIRELQDYSKSLGDGLDMLVNKYISSIPFKGGDLGNDKTSRLINFHFLMSCFRRDSHKIDSFLKVLRCRATKMRPETC; from the exons ATGTTCAGGATCGATCAACCTTTCCTTCATGACATTATCCATTGTGTTCCTCAGGAGAATGAGCTGATCTCCCTGGCTCGCTCCCTCCTGCTGGCCTGGAATGATCCCCTGCTGCTGCTCTCCTCTGAGGCGCCCACTCTGTCACACCCCTCCAATGGTGACATCAGCAGTAAGATCAGGGAACTGCAGGACTACTCCAAGAGCCTGGGAGACGGACTAGACATGCTGGTCAACAAG taCATTTCTTCAATCCCCTTCAAGGGTGGAGACCTCGGCAATGACAAGACCTCCCGCCTCATCAActtccacttccttatgtccTGCTTCCGCAGGGACTCCCACAAAATCGACAGTTTCCTCAAGGTCCTTAGATGCCGGGCTACCAAAATGCGACCAGAAACATGTTAG